Below is a window of Populus trichocarpa isolate Nisqually-1 chromosome 3, P.trichocarpa_v4.1, whole genome shotgun sequence DNA.
TGACTGTGACTGACAAACAACCAAATCAAAGCATCAATAAATCTCTTGAGGCACCGACCTTCAACCCGTTCTCACTCCTCCAAGTTCAAAGCACAAGAAAAACCCCGAAAACCAGATAAACTAACTCTCTCCCAGGAAATCGGaggtaattattttcaaacttgtcagactattttctgttttttttttttttttttatctttgctaATCGTGGCTTAAATTTATGGTTTCTTTTTGCATGCGTGGTGAATGTAAGCTTAGATACGCAATTTATTAAATGGGTTTTTATGTTAGCTAGATTAAGCTAATGATCGGCATGATTAAgggttttttatattgtatctTGCGCTAAATTCGATGTTCTCGCGTTATCTGGAAAGGTCTATTGAAGACTCTGAATAATGAAACGTgggttgttgttgctgctttttaattttttttatcttcagcATTGTTTGGCAATaatgttgggtttgatttaggGCTTTACTAAAATAAAGCAGATTTCGAATTTATTAGACtgttttgtgtttggtttttaatttttgctaaATATAGCCTCAATTTATGGTTTCTTTGCATGTGCACTGAATGTAAGCTTAGATACGATATTTATTGTAGTGGGTTTTTGTTGGTAACTTGATGAAGATAATAATCGGCATGTTTGATGGTTTTTATTACGTGTTTAGTACTAGAATTGGTGTTCCTCCTGCATTATCTGTAGAGATTTGTTGGAGAAGCTGAGTGTTGATAATGTTTATGTAGGAATTCAGCTTTTTTTGGTAGAAATGTtaggtgtttgtttgtttgatttaggGCTTTGCTGATGTAGAgggaattttgaaatttaaaattgtgtGCATTGAATGTATGTGGGTTACAGCCGCTTATTAGGGAGAAAATGGGCTTTGTTTGGTAAGAATAGTTGGATTATTGGTTGCTGTGATTAAGGGGTTTTGTACATGTTTGAGAAATTTGAGCAGGACTTGTTTGAAAACATCACATGTCGATTTAAAGGTTCtaatgagtgtttttttttcttgcatgtgTTGTTGGTGTGTTTTAATGGTGAGTTTGGAACTTAGTTTTAGTGTGCTATTATTATCACTAATCATATGTTGAATAACAATTCTGCATTAGCTATAGTTTAGTAACTTTGAAGGATTACTGTTAGTTCACTGTATTAATGCTCATAACCTTGAAATTCTAGTATACTGGTCAGATGGATCATAGTTCTGAAGAAGAGTCAGATATAAGTGAATCAGAGATTGAGGACTATAAGGACAAACCGCTAGAAGATTTGAGGTCGGGGAACCTTAGAGTGAAGGTGAATGGGTTCCTAAGATGCCCTTTCTGTGCTGGTAAAAAGAAGCAGGACTATAAGTACAAGGATCTGCTTCAACATGCAACCGGAGTATCTAAGGGTTCTGCCAGCAGAAGTGGAAAACAGAAGGCAAACCACCTTGCCTTGGCTAGATATTTGGAGATTGAACTGGCTAACGAAGCAGAGCAAACTCCACGCCAGGTTGTGCCACAGCCCATCAAGCCACCTCCAGAGCAACAGGAGCTCTTTGTATGGCCATGGATGGGAATTCTTGTGAATTTGACTGAGCAGAGGGACAATGAGTATTGGATGAAGAAATTTGCTGAATATAAACCCTTAGAGTTTTGTACCTTTTTGAATGAAGAAGACCATTCCACCCAGGCCATAGTGAGGTTCAACCGTGATTGGGATGGCTTTATGAACGCAACAAGATTTGAACAATTATTTGATAATGCAAATCATGGTAAAAAGGACTGGAAAACGAGGAAAACACAACCTGGATCAAGCATTTATGGCTGGCGTGCTCGTGCTGATGATCACGATTCTGATGGGCCAATAGGGGAGTACCTTCGCAGGGAAGGAAGATTGAATACTATTCCTGCCATTGTTCAGGAATCTAATGAAAGCAGAAATACTGTTGTGGCACACCTAGCTGATAAAATTGACGAGGCAAATAAAAATCTGGATAAGCTGCACTACAACTTCAATGAGAAGAACATGTCTTTAAGAAGGATGCTTGAAGAGAAAGACAAACTACACTATGCTTTTGTTGAAGGTATGTTCCTTTCTTTTTGTGAGCATCTCATTGGTATTGGAACAGTACACTTGCATAATTTGCATAAATGCGAGTTAATGGGTGCCTATGTTTCTAGTACATCACCATGCTTGTGTGCAGATTCTTATCTCCATTGCACACTCTTTGTTCCAAATTGCTTTGGGAATATCTGTTTGTCTTGTCTTGCTGTAGTTAGACATGCAATTCTCCTGTATTTATCCATAAGAGTTGAATATCCACagtaattgtttcttttttgaacaTGACATTCACCCAAACCAGAAAGAAGTTTGAAGAACTGgatgcttttgttttattttatcaacatgTCAAAAGTTTTATCCCATTCATTCAGGTGTGGAGTCCAAATTTTTATCCCTGACTTGGATAGTACTTGGATCatatggtttttaattgtttatcaGAAACAAGGAAGATGCAGCGACACGCACGTGAAAATGTTCATAGAGTATTGGCAGAGCAGgaaaaattgaatgatgaattggagtctaagaaaaaaaagcttgatttcTGGAGCAAAGAATTGAACAAACGTGAAACAGTAACTGAGCGTGAGAGGCAAAAACTTGATGACGAGAAGAAAAAGGTAACATAAAGATTCAAACCAATTCTGAAGCAGGAATGGTTAGTCTCTCCACATCAACTTATCTTAGTGATGacgttttcttttttccttctcttctcttctcttttcctttttatttattttattttattttatgaagagTTTTATTACCAATTGATTGTTTGCTTTTTGATCGATGAATAtgtcatgttattttaatttacggTTGTTTTCCACAAGGGCAATAAACTGGTATAGTCCTAACAAGCTTTCAGCTTACAAGAATAAAAGGCATTTTAATGACTGGCTTATATAGATCAAATAGATAAAAACACTGGCATGAAAGATTGAAATGCTGATACATTTTTTATGTCCAGTTATATATTGTGCTCAGCACTGACTTTTTTATGGTCCTCCTAGAATGATACGAGGAATAGTTCTCTCCAGTTGGCATCCATGGAGCAGAGAAAGGCTGATGAGAATGTTTTAAGACTGGTTGAAGAGCAAAAGGTGTGCTTCTTAGTGCTAGGTGCATTTTATTTTGCACTTCTTTTTATCTTATGGTTTCTGTTGCTTTTAATTTATGGAGATGTCCAAATTttcagagagagaaagaagaggcCTTAAAGAAGATACTTCAGTTGGAAAAACAGTTGGATGCCAAACAGAAGTTGGAAATGGAGATTCAAGAGATAAAAGGGAAATTACTGGTGATGAAGCACCTTGGAGATCAAGATGATGCAGCAGTTCAAAAGAAGGTGGAGGAGATGAAGGATGAGTTGAGCCAGAAAGAGGATGATTTTACTGATATGGAATCTCTGAATCAAACTCTCATAATTAAAGAACGCCAAAGCAATGATGAACTTCAACAAGCACGAAAAAATTTAATAGTGGTATaactttcctttctctttttatcattgtttcaaGTTTCACACAGTT
It encodes the following:
- the LOC7478299 gene encoding factor of DNA methylation 1, producing the protein MDHSSEEESDISESEIEDYKDKPLEDLRSGNLRVKVNGFLRCPFCAGKKKQDYKYKDLLQHATGVSKGSASRSGKQKANHLALARYLEIELANEAEQTPRQVVPQPIKPPPEQQELFVWPWMGILVNLTEQRDNEYWMKKFAEYKPLEFCTFLNEEDHSTQAIVRFNRDWDGFMNATRFEQLFDNANHGKKDWKTRKTQPGSSIYGWRARADDHDSDGPIGEYLRREGRLNTIPAIVQESNESRNTVVAHLADKIDEANKNLDKLHYNFNEKNMSLRRMLEEKDKLHYAFVEETRKMQRHARENVHRVLAEQEKLNDELESKKKKLDFWSKELNKRETVTERERQKLDDEKKKNDTRNSSLQLASMEQRKADENVLRLVEEQKREKEEALKKILQLEKQLDAKQKLEMEIQEIKGKLLVMKHLGDQDDAAVQKKVEEMKDELSQKEDDFTDMESLNQTLIIKERQSNDELQQARKNLIVGLGDMLGARTLIGLKRMGEIDEKPFHNACKERFPEDPLLHASTQCSLWQEKLKNPAWHPFKVIDVDGNAKQILNEEDEELRNLKKEWGDEIYTAVVTALNELEEYNPSGRYVVSELWNFKEGRKATLKEVIAYIVKNINTLKRKKAT